The genomic DNA cgctatttttttctgtttgttaaaattcaatcgcccatattattctgcaaatacaatcgcatcatcgtctcgttgctctatcgataaattagctattcgttcattaagatgtgatcagaagcagctgatcagtgtgaattgtttgctgcgcccaagcaattccaccacagtaggattaatctcagcaaaggtggagctcatttatacgtgaattactttcaatgtagggggaattttgaaatcccggtctgtctcaaagcgtccggttaatctggagccatatggtaaccctaattaaAACACGTTCTGCATTTATTTTCACTAACACCCGTAAGCACTATTCAAACATCTAAGTGAAAGACTGCACTGCCAGTCCCTATTGGTTTGTTGCTATGTGCTCTCGAGTCTCAGTCACACTCATAGTCATACTCAGTCAGAGACGCCAGTCTCATTCTGAGACGAGATTTGGTGATAGAACTCCAATACAAAAACTTTAAAACGGACAGAAATGGATGATAATAACACTCCGTTATGAAACGCTGTATGCCACATTTCTAATTGGAGCTTAAGGAAAATATCGCTATGGTGCTGAGTAAGTAATTGTTCTCGAGTCCGGTAGGAAAAGCAGAAACCTGGACATCTCACAAGAAACAGACCCAACAGAGCATTGTGAATCATTCTGCTTTTAAGATACGTGGGTAAATCATTCATAATTCTGAAATTGCATCTTTATTCTAAAACATTGAAAACTACTTAGGAACTTTTAAGTTTTTGTGTGATTATTCCGCGGTGGTCTGCGTTTTTATCTGTTGCACATAGCAAATCAATCGAATAATGCAAAGTTCATGTTCTTAGGGATCAAATTTCAACAACAGACGGAATAAACGACTCCACTGGAAACCTTGTAATAACAGTCTTGCAAGTTAAAAGAAAACATTCTTACATTGTGGAAAACATTATTGCAGTTTCTTGAGATGCTAACAAACAATGCTTCAAACTGGACCCGAAGCCAGGAGGAGGCTCCAGAAACTAACGCTTTGAAGAATGATTATTTGAACGCAAGAAGCTGCTGTTTTGGACATTGTAAGTagtagaaataataatacatgaaaacGGAGTGAGTAACGGTATGCCAGTAACACATTTTGAGTGCCAGcttttacaacttttttttttttttttttttcctgaacgtATGTGCTGCCTGCACGTTTTCCTGCTTCGCGTATGATATTCAGAAATGTTTATCCTCCTATGGGCAATTAATGAAAGAACTGTaactattttattgtttttcGTTTGTGCTTAATCTTGGCTGGTTCCACTTACCTGCTGTGAATGGCACCGTTTGGTTTGTTGCAATTAAATGCCCTCGCGAGAATGTTTGTACTTGGAGTCCTGACTGGCTTCTCAGTTGTCGGTATGCTGATTTACGGTTACCTGTCGTGGGAAAACCTCCATTCCAGGGTACACGACAGGGCAGAAAACGAAATAGACAAGCCTACCTCTCAACCTCACATTATTTTCATCCTGGCAGATGACCAGGGATTCAGAGACGTAGGGTACCATGGTTCTGAATTCAAAACCCCCACTATAGACAGACTAGCTGCTGAAGGGGTTAAGCTGGAGAATTACTACGTTCAGCCTATATGCACGCCATCAAGAAGTCAGTTCATTACTGGCAGGTAAGCGTGTCCGCAGTCTATTGAAGCCATCATTTTATACACACCTGGAGATTGAATGCATAGCCTCTCTTATGGAGGTGGCAGTAGAGAACTGTGATCATAGTCCCTTTTTTTTGCAATGCTATGTATGTGTACTGTAACTGTTTATGTAAAATGCAGCTGTCACTGTCAATTGCAATACTATATAATAAGTGTAGTTTACATGCACTCAAAGCATATTTATATTAACAAacaacatttagattttttaacaAGGACAGATTAAAAGTCTCTGCTGCACCCAGGGAGGACAGATGGCtttgtaacttgtttttttttttcagttacagtggtttagagcaggggttcccaaacttctTTAGCCCAAGGTTCTCTATGAAATTAGACATCCTGACTGGACCTGCTCCCAGTCTATATGACATCTACAATAGTGTTCCTTACTATCACACACAAACTGTTAGTGTGGAGTTGTGGACAGCagacattaatattattaatgaaaTCGAGCGTATGTCACATTCGaaagcaaataaaacacaacaacattcaTGTCATTGAATTGATTGTATGGAACAGCGTTTGTCAGGTATCAGTGATGTTGTGGATACAATATGTTTGTCCACTGGCTATATAGTGAAGATTGTACCTAGTGGGTTATAATTACAGTACAACTCATATGTTCAAATCGGCTTGCTTTTTGCAATATCCAAAATCTTAAGGTACAGATGTTCCTTTCCTGTGTACAGTAACACAGATTTATCTAAATATGCATCCCCTTTTATCAACCCCTTTTCCAGCTGTTCCACACTGGCAGTATTTTGAAAAGCCCACTACACCTATTGTATTACCttctttatacagtacattagagTCTGACATGTGACCCCCATCTTCTTGGAATAATAAAGCCTATTGAAAATGGAAGCATTGCAAATATGCAAAAGGGCTTATGTCCAcggttgtttttataattttatagttcCTTCAGACATTCTTTCAAACCCTTCTTTTGTATATATTCTATGAAGAACTATTCTTATGTGCTCACAAATAGATGTTGCTGGAACCCCTCATGGTTCTGTTTGGAACCCTTTGATTAAATATTGAGTTCTATAGAAAGCCATAAGGAACCCTGTAGTTCAATATAGAATGCGGTTAGAgtacaagctactgtactgtaagttTGATATTGCAATAACTCCTAAACGAGAGAGCTTTTATACTATGCTTACAATATGCATTACTTTGATGACAAAGAAATGAATCCATATGGTGGCATGATTTTTCCACAGACCTGATTTAAACCTGatgtaaataatataatatataaacgcAATGAGCAAGGTATTTCCTTTGTGTGAGGAGGTAGGAGGTACAGTATTTGCATGGCCAATAGATTTAACATGACTCCAACATCTCTGTTACCTGGCTACGAAAGTTAAAGTATGTAACCTTGCATACATTTTCTTCTAaaattactgtacattatttatgAGTTGCACTGAGGAATCTTGTGTCTCGAGATAGCTATAAATTCTGCCCCGTTTGGAAATGTGGTTTCTAAACATGTATGTATGCATTCACACATAAAAATGGAAGAATTACAGAAACAGCATCTAGATGGTCTCTTTCTAGAAATCAAAGAAAAGTACTGGGATGTATGATTACTATCATGTAAGCatggtaaaaatgaaaatgtaccaTAGGGCATTGTTTTAATAGGTGCTGGTTATAATGTTCTATTCATGCCTTGTGCAATATTCATATTAATATGATTATTTATGACCAGATTTCTAATTCATTTATTAATCAACAGTTCACAAATGGTCAGTTAGGTTCATGGCATATGTCCAGTTAGTCATGGAATAACCAGAAGTGAGTATTATGACAATGACTCATTATGTAAAGGGAAGCGCTTCAGCTCAAATATCAAGTCTAAACAATGCTATGATGATTTTCTCACCAGTTACAGATGGAACAGCCAAGTCACTGTCACTTTCTCTGTAAAAATAcactgctttactacactttataTGATTTGTACTATAGTATACTGCAGCaaagcttaaaaaataactgcaatAATCATATAAGAGTCATGTGATAGTAACGTGTAAGTGCCGTTGCAGAGCTCTGTCTGGGGTCCTGTTTATTCTTAGATATATCATATACAACATGGCAGGCAAAGATGGCAGACAGATACACCAGTCAAGAAGGAAAAATAAAGGAAATCAGCCTCTGCATTGCTGCTGGTGAATTGGAAAGTTCCTTCAACATTTAACTAAGTCAATTCTTAAAACAGGTGCTGAGAAAAAAAGGTTGTTTCAAATTGATGGAGCAAAAAATGCAAGAGAGCATTTTCAGTGGTCTTCTTAACAGTCAGAATGTAGAAAACGAGATGTTTAATTCACTGGCATTGCTGCTGGTTAACATTGGTGAGGTTTATGTGTTGCCTCTTGCTTCGTGTCTCTCCACCTGATACGAATACGTTTTAACAACTTTATAATGAAGATGTCAGATGAAGCAGAATGGATTTACAGGAATAGTAGGAGAGGGAGTGTGGATCCCCTTTATTATGATTAAACAGCATACTTACAGTATCTTTGGGGCATCCTTAATTTGTGTAGTATGCaagaaacaaactaaaaaacaTGTTCAGCACAAAATCACTCTCGCAATTAACGATTTACATttgcaaataaaacacacattacaaataTCAGGCCAGATTTATTAAGGTTTATATCCTGTGGAAAATGTATGATGTACCTTGTGAAAAAAATGGGAtgctgtatacattttttttttttttagtaaggaTTTCAAGctgatttaatttaattgtagCTGCAGCAGCAGACATATTGTTGGAACCTTTTAAGAGAAGCAGTAACTTGTTCAAAGTGCTGTAATCATCCACTTTGAAACTGCCTTTGGCATTACATCCTTAATCATTCAGTTTATTTAGATTAGTAGTTGGCTTTTATATTGCAATTTGAAAAACATTATGCCTAATTAGTAGATTATTAGTTCTCACAACAAAACTTTTCGTGTCCTGTTCCTGTTCCCTAAGTCTGGCATGGGTTGCTCAGTGAAATACCTTAGCTCCTACTGCCATGGCATTGTATGGCCTGAGCCGAGAGTTTTTTCTCATGTCACCTGATTAgatatttttgtgtttaaatatttccaTTTAGCGTAATGCAAATAGCACTTTTGTATTTAACCACATTCTAAATCAGTATTTTATGCAGGAAAAATGCAGTCCTGTAGAAGTACTGGAACAAAAAAATGACCACAGGTTTCCACGTGTAATCGTTTCAAATAATAAATCGTGAAAGAGGTCCTCAGTCAGTTTTTGCCATTTGTAATCTGATTGAAAAGTAGCCCAATTGTCAAATTACATTATTTCCCCTTTTCACTAAATTCCTGCATCCCCATCACAGATGTTTCCATAGACTTATATTGTGCACATCTGTGCTGAAGCTGCAGTGAATCCAGAGAGCTGAGTGCTGTATACATTAGTTTAAGTTATTTCAATTATCTATCTATGTCAGCAAGAATTTTTATTTGAGACAAGGGTGTTGTAAGCTTGTCTACAGACAGGAAAGGTGTGGGGTGAGTTGGTGCTGTTCAAGCTTCCCTAAAAGgttgtattataaatataaatagttATATAAAGAATGAAAGTAGATTTATTATTGTTCCTAATAGAAATAAAGGGATCCATCAAATATTTTATGTATTAGTAAGTCCATAATGTAGACATTaaactgtattttacattttaggaTCAAATAAAAACATCTAAGTTTGTTATATCTGGGCATATAGACAGTCCATTACAGAAAAGAGATACTTATAatcatttaaacctatttttgcCACCAGAATAAATGATATTTATTCAATAACACTGACATCATTTATTTTGGTATTACTGAAACTCTCCTCATCTAACTTAACAGTATGTATTATTACTAACTTTCAGCATTTGGAGaagtttttaaataattaatcttAATTATTCCAAACAAAAGCAGGCAGCCTTTATCCATTTAGTTTTTATAGACATGcaagggtgtgcaattcatatcgcccgacGCCCGGACAACAAGATTTttgtgagggacaacaagttttactgttatactttgcccattggacaaatagttttgtttttatttatttttattatgttcattctgttgctagaaaaacactctgggtatatttctagagagtCAAATAAGTTtcagaaaactgaattgcggaagtctatcaacaacacaaacattttaaaacgtgTGTAtatcccacccctatcacttctgattggctagttgtggaaaaagctgatcttctattggttacaaagaaacccagaaattgCTGCCAAGAGAGGCTTtggcaaggcacagactaatcATTGAAATTAGCAAATAGGTGATACTGCTTTCTTTATACATTAACCTGACAGCAGCAATCTAGtaaggttacaaaaaaaaaaaaaaaaaaacccatcataGTCTCTAAGGTATTAGCGGATTAGAAAAaatcgtgttgtgtaatttatacaattatttctgagtcaactttgtggtcaagcacgtacttgttgggatgtttaaaataaatgtgaagtttactgtttagaaagatttcaagacaaactttccctggcataaaatgaattttattttttcgattttagtgttgctaacctagtttttcatttaccatatttacatatgttttagatttaaacactatattaaaatatatttatatcttttttttttttttactagatttgaacagaagcgatattaattatttattggacatcgatttgtgaaactattataacatgaagattgacaaatatgtttataattatataactgaaatgcttatatatgagattatctgtacaatattctattattattttaaaataaaatactgtaaatctcatggcaatgtgtttatgtattcattcatttatgtatttatttttcagtgagagtaatGCAGGGAAAGaatattgcccccccccccccccccccccaataaaagccatcagggtatgaaaccaggatcaccctgctgcagcagtgttccagttagccatcatgggatgCTAGATAAGGAAAATAGCTATAACatgttgtacactgtttaaaaaaaaaaaaagtttataatagaaataaacaaaagaaaaacacattttgtctttgcagaatttgatggagcctactgtaaatattgtgtgcatttttgGGTCACAGGGAAGcccaaatcctacaagttatattttactttgtgtgtgttgtttgtgacagggagggggcaagtagatttttctagcattatgtcccttggacaagaaggTTTTTTCAGAAATTGCACACATCTGCACATAGTTTTGATAATGTAATTTGTACTAGCTTTTAAAGCTTTTCAAATGTTTACTATTATTGTCTTACTTCATACTAGATGGTTGTACAATGTGTGGAGATTCAAAAGCATTTAGAATTGCTCCAtaataaacaaatgcattaaGTAGATTAAAACAAGTCTTAAATTTCTAATTATGCAATttgcattatactgtagtttagtaattggtattttattattttataaaacatgGTGCACATTGCAATTTGAAGAGATTGCGGTATATAATGTTTATCTAATACACTGATTTGATGGATTTTTTCCTCTTATTTTTTAGATATCAAATCCACACTGGCCTTCAGCACTCCATTATAAGACCCACTCAGCCTAACTGTTTACCGTTGGATAATGTGACGCTACCTCAAAAACTGAAGGATGTAGGGTACTCCACACATATGGTTGGGAAGTGGCACCTGGGGTTTTATAAAAGAAACTGCATGCCAACTCAAAGGGGCTTTGACACCTTCTTTGGCTCTCTGTTGGGAAGTGGTGAttactacaaacattttaaatgtgacaGCCCTGGAATATGTGGCTATGACTTGCATGAGGGTGAGAATGCAGCTTGGGAGCACGACAACGGGATCTACTCCACAATAATGTACACACAAAAGGTGGTGGACATTCTAGCATCTCACAACCCCAGGAAGCCTCTCTTTCTGTACTTGGCTTTCCAGGCAGTGCACTCCCCCCTGCAGGTGCCCAGCAGGTACTTGGAACACTACAAATCAATTACCAATTTGCACAGGAGGAAATACGCTGCCATGGTAACCTGCCTAGATGAAGCTATCAACAATGTGACATTGGCTTTGAAGAAGTATGGTTACTACGACAACAGCATAATTGTGTACTCCTCGGACAATGGAGGGCAGCCCATGGCAGGAGGGAGCAATTGGCCTCTCCGGGGGAGCAAAGGGACGTATTGGGAAGGAGGCATTCGTGCGGTGGGGTTTGTGCACAGCCCTCTGTTGCTAAACAAAGGCACCTTGTGTCGGGGTCTTCTGCATATTACTGATTGGTATCCCACTTTGGTGACGTTGGCTGAAGGCCAGCTTGACGAAGACCTGCTCTTGGATGGTTACGATGTGTGGGAGACTATTAGTGAAGGAATGCCCTCACCTCGGCTGGACATCCTACACAACATTGACCCCATTTACACCAAGGCCAAAAATGGGTCCTGGCAAGCCGGCTACGGCATCTGGAACACTGCCATCCAGGCAGCCATCAGGGTTGGGGACTGGAAGCTGCTGACAGGTATCCCTGGGTACAGCGACTGGGTTCCACCACAAGCCTTCTCTGGACTCATGACTAACCGCTGGCACAAGGAACGGGTGTCCTGGGACCTGGGTAAGTCTGTCTGGCTCTTCAACATCACAGCGGACCCCTACGAGCGGGCAGACTTGTCTCGCCGGTACCCTCACATAGTCAAGCAGCTGCTGCTCAAGCTGGCCAAGTACAACAAGACCGCAGTGCCCGTCAGATACCCCCCCAAGGACACCAGCAGCAACCCCCAGTTAAATGGAGGGGTATGGGGCCCCTGGTATAAAGATGATGAGAGAAAGAACAATCTTGTCACCAATCTTCTCAGCAAGAAGAAgcgggggaaaaaaatgaaaacaaaaaagttgAGAAAGAAAGTGTGATAGGCCTGGGTTGCCTTAGCTGAACATACTGTACTCTTCTCAGGGAAGTTGAAGGCCTCCCATAACAGTTGCATATGAACAAATATACAGATTCATTGACCTGCAtgtgcacacaaaataaacacagacttCTTGTTTTGTAATTGAGGTGCTTCAGTGAACAGGGTTGAGATTGTGGTAAATACTTTTAGGAGACAAAATGTTCCCAGAGAATGGTGCTTTCTTTCTCTCAGTTTCCTGTTGAATTTCAGAAACTGGAGATATATTTAAATTGACAATGCCTTTTGGGGTAGGAAATAAAAATAGTATAATATATTGTTGACTGACAGACACATTTTGTTGTTAGGCTAGCTATGAAGATAC from Acipenser ruthenus chromosome 2, fAciRut3.2 maternal haplotype, whole genome shotgun sequence includes the following:
- the LOC117409110 gene encoding arylsulfatase J-like; amino-acid sequence: MAPFGLLQLNALARMFVLGVLTGFSVVGMLIYGYLSWENLHSRVHDRAENEIDKPTSQPHIIFILADDQGFRDVGYHGSEFKTPTIDRLAAEGVKLENYYVQPICTPSRSQFITGRYQIHTGLQHSIIRPTQPNCLPLDNVTLPQKLKDVGYSTHMVGKWHLGFYKRNCMPTQRGFDTFFGSLLGSGDYYKHFKCDSPGICGYDLHEGENAAWEHDNGIYSTIMYTQKVVDILASHNPRKPLFLYLAFQAVHSPLQVPSRYLEHYKSITNLHRRKYAAMVTCLDEAINNVTLALKKYGYYDNSIIVYSSDNGGQPMAGGSNWPLRGSKGTYWEGGIRAVGFVHSPLLLNKGTLCRGLLHITDWYPTLVTLAEGQLDEDLLLDGYDVWETISEGMPSPRLDILHNIDPIYTKAKNGSWQAGYGIWNTAIQAAIRVGDWKLLTGIPGYSDWVPPQAFSGLMTNRWHKERVSWDLGKSVWLFNITADPYERADLSRRYPHIVKQLLLKLAKYNKTAVPVRYPPKDTSSNPQLNGGVWGPWYKDDERKNNLVTNLLSKKKRGKKMKTKKLRKKV